The following coding sequences lie in one Streptomyces xiamenensis genomic window:
- a CDS encoding multicopper oxidase domain-containing protein: protein MAGAASLTAAAPAANSAAAAGTVTAPTAQARNQVRTMKLYLERLSDGRMGYGLQPGKASVPGPLIEMVEGDTLHIEVENLMDVDASLHVHGVDYEISSDGTRMTRSHVPPGGKRTYTWRSHAPGRRADGTWRSGSAGYWQYHDHTVGTDHGTAGVRNGLYGPLVVRRAGDVLPDKTITIVFNDMLTNNLKAGADYEVTMGDRVEIISITHGELYHTFHIHGHRWAENRTGLLEGPEDTSRIVDNKITGPGDSFGFQIIAGEGVGPGAWMYHCHVQSHSDMGMAGLLLVKRPDGTIPDYEHHHTAAGTADEGGADTAGHSGSHGSAADHSGH, encoded by the coding sequence ATGGCCGGCGCCGCCTCACTGACAGCCGCGGCCCCGGCCGCGAACTCCGCGGCCGCGGCCGGGACGGTGACGGCCCCTACCGCCCAGGCACGCAACCAGGTGCGGACCATGAAGCTCTACCTGGAGCGGCTCTCCGACGGCCGCATGGGCTACGGCCTCCAGCCGGGCAAGGCCTCGGTCCCGGGCCCGCTGATCGAGATGGTCGAGGGCGACACGCTGCACATCGAGGTCGAGAACCTCATGGACGTGGACGCCAGCCTGCATGTGCACGGCGTCGACTACGAGATATCCAGCGACGGCACCCGGATGACCCGCTCCCACGTACCGCCCGGCGGAAAGCGGACGTACACCTGGCGCTCGCACGCCCCGGGCCGCCGGGCGGACGGCACCTGGCGCTCGGGCAGCGCGGGCTACTGGCAGTATCACGATCACACCGTGGGCACCGACCACGGCACGGCCGGGGTGCGCAACGGCCTGTACGGTCCGCTGGTGGTGCGGCGCGCGGGCGATGTGCTGCCGGACAAGACGATCACCATCGTCTTCAACGACATGCTGACGAACAATCTGAAGGCCGGGGCCGACTACGAGGTCACGATGGGTGACCGGGTGGAGATCATCTCCATCACCCACGGCGAGCTCTACCACACCTTCCACATCCACGGTCACCGCTGGGCCGAGAACCGCACCGGGCTGCTGGAGGGCCCCGAGGACACCAGCAGGATCGTGGACAACAAGATCACCGGGCCGGGCGACTCCTTCGGCTTCCAGATCATCGCCGGCGAGGGGGTCGGGCCGGGCGCGTGGATGTACCACTGCCACGTGCAGAGCCACTCGGACATGGGCATGGCCGGACTGCTGCTGGTGAAACGACCGGACGGCACGATCCCCGACTACGAGCACCACCACACGGCGGCGGGCACCGCCGACGAGGGCGGCGCGGACACGGCCGGTCACAGCGGCTCGCACGGATCGGCCGCCGACCACAGCGGGCACTAG
- a CDS encoding FAD-dependent oxidoreductase codes for MTTWDAIVCGAGAAGLATARALADLGLRTLVLDKQRRPAPVAKGEVLQPAALRILTRWGVTAALTAAGAVPLTRLTIRGPDATPLMVFDYTTLPTGYRTLLSHDHTAILTALTQSLPARTEIRRGAFAATLLHDPTGRVTGVRVRRDGTTEDVHAPLVIAADGMSSRLRRAAGIPLTTRAYPHRLLSFELPGAPPEPGDVTAYRTPRGLRLVYPLPHGRTRIYVQIRPHEVRGADHAAMTRWAAGLDHDTPALRPLTERLTGSLATRQTFTLRRCTAPTLTVPGLALVGEAAHAVHSLAAQGMNTAICDAHTLAHHLATAPDTDTALAAYEAERLPWIRHIAVMSHDAARLVTATGRTTRVLGRRALRRTHHSPRLRYTATYNLAGLGIHPFAPLDRLHQLGLPDPRATHVPPWQPQ; via the coding sequence ATGACCACCTGGGACGCCATCGTCTGCGGCGCCGGCGCCGCGGGCCTGGCCACCGCCCGCGCCCTCGCCGATCTCGGCCTGCGCACCCTCGTCCTCGACAAACAGCGCCGGCCCGCCCCCGTCGCCAAGGGCGAGGTCCTCCAGCCCGCCGCTCTGCGCATCCTCACCCGCTGGGGCGTCACCGCCGCCCTCACCGCGGCGGGTGCCGTCCCGCTCACCCGGCTCACCATCCGCGGACCCGACGCCACCCCCCTCATGGTCTTCGACTACACCACCCTCCCCACCGGGTACCGCACCCTGCTCAGCCACGACCACACCGCCATCCTCACCGCCCTCACCCAATCCCTCCCGGCGCGCACCGAGATCCGCCGGGGTGCCTTCGCCGCCACGCTGCTGCACGATCCCACCGGCCGCGTCACCGGCGTACGGGTGCGCCGCGACGGCACTACCGAGGACGTCCACGCCCCCCTGGTCATCGCTGCCGACGGCATGTCCTCCCGACTGCGCCGCGCCGCCGGCATCCCCCTGACCACCCGCGCCTACCCGCACCGGCTGCTGTCCTTCGAACTCCCCGGCGCACCACCCGAACCCGGCGACGTCACCGCCTACCGCACCCCCCGCGGGCTGCGCCTGGTCTACCCCCTGCCGCACGGCCGCACCCGGATCTACGTCCAGATCCGCCCCCACGAGGTGCGCGGCGCCGACCACGCCGCCATGACCCGGTGGGCCGCCGGGCTCGACCACGACACCCCCGCCCTGCGCCCCCTCACCGAACGCCTCACCGGATCCCTGGCCACCCGTCAGACCTTCACCCTGCGCCGCTGCACCGCCCCCACCCTCACCGTCCCCGGCCTCGCCCTGGTCGGCGAAGCCGCCCACGCCGTGCACTCCCTGGCCGCCCAGGGCATGAACACCGCCATCTGCGACGCCCACACCCTGGCCCACCACCTCGCCACCGCACCCGACACCGACACCGCGCTCGCCGCCTACGAGGCCGAACGGCTGCCCTGGATCCGGCACATCGCCGTGATGAGCCACGACGCCGCCCGCCTGGTCACCGCCACCGGCCGCACCACCCGGGTCCTGGGCCGCCGCGCGCTGCGCCGCACCCACCACAGCCCGCGGCTGCGCTACACCGCCACCTACAACCTCGCCGGCCTCGGCATCCACCCCTTCGCCCCCCTCGACCGGCTCCACCAACTCGGCCTCCCCGACCCCCGCGCCACCCACGTCCCCCCGTGGCAGCCCCAGTGA
- a CDS encoding siderophore-interacting protein — MSDIVTHRGQVLRTERLSAHVIRVVLGGEGLQEFAVGPYSDSYVKLVFAQPGVDYPEPFDVAEIRRTLPREQWPSMRTYTVRAWDPQALELTIDFVHHGDTGLAGPWAAAARPGDRIALLGPGGAYAPDPTADWHLLVGDESALPAIAASVERLPPGAVARVLIEIDGPGEELKLEPPAGDVEVVWVDRREGRFGPALVDAVTSLTLPPGRGHAFVHGEANWVKELRRHLRHERAMAPEQLSISGYWRRGNDEDGWQAAKAEFNQRILQEQESRA; from the coding sequence ATGAGCGACATCGTCACGCATCGTGGTCAGGTGCTGCGCACCGAGCGGCTCAGTGCGCATGTGATCAGAGTTGTCCTCGGGGGTGAGGGCCTTCAGGAGTTCGCGGTGGGGCCGTACAGCGACAGCTACGTGAAGCTCGTCTTCGCCCAGCCCGGAGTGGACTACCCCGAGCCGTTCGACGTGGCGGAGATCCGCCGCACGCTGCCGCGCGAGCAGTGGCCCAGCATGCGGACGTACACGGTGCGCGCATGGGACCCACAGGCCCTCGAACTGACCATCGACTTCGTCCACCACGGCGACACCGGCCTGGCCGGGCCCTGGGCCGCCGCCGCGCGCCCCGGGGACCGGATCGCCCTTCTGGGCCCCGGCGGCGCCTACGCGCCCGACCCCACCGCCGACTGGCATCTGCTCGTCGGGGACGAGAGCGCGCTGCCCGCCATCGCCGCCTCCGTCGAGCGGCTCCCGCCGGGAGCGGTCGCGCGGGTCCTCATCGAGATCGACGGACCGGGTGAGGAACTGAAGCTGGAGCCGCCGGCCGGGGACGTCGAGGTGGTCTGGGTCGACCGGCGCGAGGGACGCTTCGGTCCGGCGCTCGTGGACGCCGTCACCTCTCTCACCCTGCCGCCGGGGCGCGGGCACGCCTTCGTGCACGGCGAGGCGAACTGGGTCAAGGAACTGCGGCGCCATCTGCGGCACGAGCGCGCCATGGCGCCCGAGCAGTTGTCCATCTCCGGGTACTGGCGCCGGGGGAACGACGAGGACGGCTGGCAGGCGGCCAAGGCGGAGTTCAATCAGCGGATCCTCCAGGAGCAGGAGAGCCGGGCGTAG
- a CDS encoding transglycosylase SLT domain-containing protein has protein sequence MRTAAVAGMVTAGAAVVSLVHTPGAVADPHASAVAPTAMSTSAPAAFSPDSASSVIVKSPVTGSDAADNGDEAADDSAAETTTDDTATDDAATDDTTTDDGAAADTATQAAQDDAAAQEESAPADKGRGAEYNADGTIVVIDKAEQPKPQPASAEQIDQWINEALDVMKAHGIPGSYDGIKSNLIRESSGDPHTINMWDSNAVKNIPSKGLLQVIDPTFEQYHVEGTSTDIYDPVANIVAACNYAADRYGSMDNVNSAY, from the coding sequence ATGCGCACGGCCGCTGTGGCCGGGATGGTCACCGCCGGCGCGGCGGTGGTGTCCCTCGTGCACACCCCCGGTGCAGTGGCCGACCCGCACGCGTCCGCCGTCGCCCCCACGGCCATGAGCACCAGTGCTCCGGCCGCGTTCTCCCCGGACAGCGCGAGCAGCGTGATCGTCAAGTCCCCGGTCACCGGCAGTGACGCCGCCGACAACGGCGACGAGGCCGCCGACGACAGCGCTGCCGAGACCACCACCGACGACACCGCCACCGACGACGCTGCCACCGACGACACCACCACCGACGACGGCGCGGCGGCGGACACCGCGACGCAGGCCGCGCAGGACGACGCGGCGGCGCAGGAGGAGTCCGCTCCGGCGGACAAGGGCCGCGGCGCCGAGTACAACGCCGACGGCACCATCGTCGTGATCGACAAGGCCGAGCAGCCCAAGCCGCAGCCCGCCTCGGCCGAGCAGATCGACCAGTGGATCAACGAGGCCCTGGATGTCATGAAGGCGCACGGTATCCCCGGCAGCTACGACGGCATCAAGAGCAACCTGATACGTGAGTCCAGCGGTGACCCGCACACGATCAACATGTGGGACAGCAACGCGGTCAAGAACATCCCGTCCAAGGGCCTGCTGCAGGTCATCGACCCGACCTTCGAGCAGTACCACGTGGAGGGGACCAGTACCGACATCTACGACCCGGTGGCCAACATCGTCGCGGCCTGCAACTACGCGGCCGACCGCTACGGCTCCATGGACAACGTGAACAGCGCCTACTGA
- a CDS encoding FAD-dependent oxidoreductase, protein MSGPPALVLGGSLAGLLTATVLRRHHTTVTVLDQDRLPTGAAHRAGTPQAHHGHLLLPAGSRYIEALLPGTLGRLLAVGAHRIDMSADVVSLGDLGWQPRTPTGHLALLCSRPLLEWTLRERVREMDGITLVTGAQVRELTGSRHRVTGALARHRDGTTRWYEAALTVDATGRASRTPALLTALGLPPVRERTVDAGVAYASVPVLAPPAARDGFPLIGIQPGPSRHRPARAGVVFPIEDGRWLISLSGTRGAEPPLDHHGFLAFARSLEHPVIADLLTSVTPVAPIRGYRHTGNRRRYYERMRRWPEGFLVVGDALLTTNPTFGYGMTATAAGVSALADTPHASSRDTQRAIARAVSGAWHLASGTDLLHPGATGSGSRRAARVHRSLALRLERAAHHDPRLRRALVRVGTLSEPPSTLLTPAVARALLLPRARGPATPGSPAPGGSAD, encoded by the coding sequence GTGAGCGGCCCACCCGCCCTGGTCCTCGGCGGCTCACTGGCGGGACTGCTCACCGCCACCGTGCTGCGCCGCCACCACACCACCGTCACCGTCCTCGACCAGGACCGGCTGCCCACCGGAGCAGCCCACCGCGCCGGGACCCCGCAGGCCCACCACGGTCATCTGCTGCTGCCCGCCGGCAGCCGGTACATCGAGGCCCTGCTCCCCGGCACGCTCGGCCGGCTGCTGGCGGTGGGCGCCCACCGCATCGACATGTCCGCCGACGTCGTCAGCCTGGGGGATCTGGGCTGGCAGCCCAGAACACCGACCGGACATCTCGCCCTGCTGTGCAGCCGCCCGCTGCTCGAATGGACCCTGCGCGAACGCGTCCGGGAGATGGACGGCATCACCCTCGTCACCGGCGCCCAGGTCCGGGAACTGACCGGCAGCCGCCACCGTGTCACCGGAGCCCTCGCCCGGCACCGCGACGGCACCACCCGTTGGTACGAGGCCGCACTCACCGTCGACGCCACCGGCCGCGCCTCGCGCACCCCCGCCCTGCTCACCGCGCTCGGCCTGCCCCCGGTACGGGAACGGACCGTCGACGCCGGCGTCGCCTACGCCTCGGTGCCCGTGCTGGCGCCGCCCGCCGCCCGGGACGGCTTCCCCCTCATCGGCATCCAGCCGGGTCCCTCCCGGCACCGCCCCGCCCGGGCCGGGGTGGTCTTCCCGATCGAGGACGGCCGCTGGCTGATCTCCCTGTCCGGCACCAGGGGCGCCGAGCCGCCGCTGGACCACCACGGCTTCCTCGCGTTCGCCCGCTCCCTGGAGCACCCGGTGATAGCCGACCTGCTGACCTCCGTCACACCCGTGGCCCCGATCCGCGGCTACCGGCACACCGGCAACCGGCGCCGCTACTACGAGCGCATGCGCCGCTGGCCCGAGGGCTTCCTGGTCGTCGGTGACGCTCTGCTCACCACCAACCCCACCTTCGGCTACGGCATGACCGCCACCGCGGCCGGGGTGAGTGCCCTGGCCGACACCCCGCACGCCTCCTCCCGCGACACCCAGCGCGCCATCGCGCGCGCGGTCTCGGGCGCGTGGCACCTGGCGTCCGGCACCGACCTGCTGCACCCCGGCGCGACCGGCTCCGGATCACGCCGGGCGGCGCGTGTCCACCGGAGCCTGGCCCTGCGCCTGGAACGGGCGGCCCACCACGACCCTCGGCTGCGCCGCGCCCTGGTGCGGGTGGGGACCCTCAGCGAGCCGCCCTCGACCCTGTTGACCCCGGCCGTCGCCCGTGCCCTGCTGCTTCCGCGGGCGCGCGGTCCGGCTACGCCCGGCTCTCCTGCTCCTGGAGGATCCGCTGATTGA